In Halapricum desulfuricans, a single window of DNA contains:
- a CDS encoding SLC13 family permease: protein MFGLSAGAAIVFAIILAALVLFATEVVPVDITALGILVALLLVQPVTEQLAMWGVLQGPVYVLTEPGSDVTAVSQGLSGFASTATITVLAMFILSAGVRRTGAIQILGSKVAAYTRDDETRQLGATIGLVSPISGFINNTAAVAILLPMVTDLAHRGKSSPSKLLMPLSFASMFGGTLTLIGTSTNILASEITGRLGRELGIATLEEFSMFEFTGLGIVVMIVGTIYLMTVGRLLTPARIKPAEDLTEEFEMADYLTEVVVREDSPIVGEAVQTALTDSDFDVDLVQLIREDDVFLEPLGPKTIQPGDIFAVRTDRETLVELMDVDGLDLLPEVEVTDTELETAERNQNLVEVVIAPGSSLVGETLASSNFRQRYDATVLALRRGESLIRKRMDRAQLRVGDTLLVQATSDSVDRLNNNRDFIVAQEVTRPDYRKSRIPVAVGIVAGVVGLAALTPIDIATAALTGSLGMVLTGCLKPTEIYDAVQWDVIVLLAGVIPLGVALEVTGGAALIADGIVVVAPSLPPIFVLGLMYVVTALLTNVISNNASVVLMIPVAVEVATQLTVNPFAFVLSVTFAASTAFMTPVGYQTNLFVYGPGGYRFTDYVRVGGPLQALLAVVTTVGIAAIWGL from the coding sequence CTGTTCGGGCTCTCGGCAGGCGCGGCGATCGTTTTCGCGATCATCCTCGCAGCGCTAGTGTTGTTCGCGACGGAAGTCGTGCCGGTCGACATCACTGCGCTCGGAATTCTGGTCGCACTCCTGCTGGTACAGCCAGTCACGGAACAACTGGCTATGTGGGGCGTGCTACAAGGGCCGGTATACGTCCTGACCGAACCGGGAAGTGACGTGACGGCCGTCTCACAGGGGTTGTCCGGGTTCGCGAGCACGGCGACGATCACGGTGCTGGCGATGTTCATTCTCAGCGCGGGCGTTCGACGAACCGGCGCCATCCAGATCCTCGGATCGAAGGTCGCCGCCTACACTCGCGACGACGAGACCAGACAACTCGGGGCGACGATCGGCCTCGTCAGCCCGATCTCGGGGTTCATCAACAACACGGCCGCCGTCGCGATCCTGCTGCCGATGGTCACCGATCTCGCACACAGGGGCAAGTCGTCGCCCTCGAAGCTGTTGATGCCGCTGTCCTTTGCCTCGATGTTCGGCGGGACGCTGACGCTGATCGGGACCTCCACGAACATCCTCGCCAGCGAGATCACCGGTCGCCTCGGTCGCGAACTCGGTATCGCCACTCTGGAGGAGTTCTCGATGTTCGAGTTCACCGGCCTCGGGATCGTTGTCATGATCGTGGGAACAATCTATCTCATGACCGTCGGGCGGTTGCTCACGCCGGCGCGGATCAAGCCCGCCGAGGACCTGACCGAGGAGTTCGAGATGGCCGACTACCTGACCGAGGTCGTCGTCCGCGAGGACTCGCCGATCGTCGGCGAGGCGGTCCAGACGGCGCTGACGGATTCCGATTTCGACGTCGATCTCGTCCAGTTGATCCGCGAGGACGACGTGTTCCTCGAGCCGCTCGGTCCGAAGACGATCCAGCCGGGCGACATCTTCGCCGTGCGAACCGACCGGGAGACGCTCGTCGAGTTGATGGACGTTGACGGCCTCGATCTACTACCGGAAGTCGAAGTCACAGATACGGAACTCGAGACCGCAGAACGAAACCAAAACCTCGTCGAGGTCGTGATCGCGCCGGGATCGTCGCTGGTGGGAGAAACCCTCGCGAGTTCGAACTTCCGCCAGCGCTACGACGCGACGGTGCTGGCGTTGCGTCGCGGCGAGTCGCTGATCCGCAAGCGCATGGACAGAGCGCAACTGCGGGTCGGTGACACGCTGCTGGTCCAGGCGACTTCCGACAGCGTCGACCGGCTGAACAACAACCGCGACTTCATCGTCGCACAGGAAGTCACACGCCCGGACTACCGGAAATCGAGGATTCCGGTCGCCGTCGGTATCGTCGCCGGAGTCGTCGGATTAGCCGCGCTCACGCCGATCGACATCGCGACGGCGGCACTGACGGGTTCGCTCGGAATGGTCCTGACCGGTTGTCTGAAGCCGACCGAGATCTACGACGCCGTGCAGTGGGATGTCATCGTTCTGCTGGCCGGCGTGATCCCGCTCGGAGTCGCGCTCGAGGTGACTGGCGGCGCGGCACTGATCGCCGACGGCATCGTCGTCGTCGCCCCGTCGCTCCCGCCGATATTCGTCCTCGGACTCATGTACGTCGTGACTGCGCTTTTGACGAACGTCATCTCGAACAACGCGTCGGTCGTGTTGATGATCCCCGTCGCGGTCGAAGTAGCGACGCAACTCACCGTCAACCCGTTCGCGTTCGTGCTGTCAGTGACTTTCGCGGCCTCGACGGCCTTCATGACGCCCGTCGGCTATCAGACGAACCTCTTCGTCTACGGGCCGGGCGGCTACCGGTTCACCGACTACGTGCGCGTCGGCGGGCCGCTGCAGGCCCTGCTCGCGGTCGTCACGACGGTCGGAATCGCGGCGATCTGGGGTCTCTAG
- a CDS encoding antitoxin VapB family protein, translating into MESTIRVSDTTKELLSRLKQENETYDELLARLARESDTMNPGVWDEEQADAAREVLQQSRRSFERDR; encoded by the coding sequence ATGGAGAGCACGATTCGAGTTTCCGATACCACGAAAGAACTGCTCAGCCGACTCAAACAGGAAAACGAAACGTACGACGAACTGCTGGCACGACTCGCTCGGGAGAGTGATACGATGAATCCCGGCGTCTGGGACGAAGAACAGGCAGACGCTGCCCGTGAAGTGCTGCAACAGTCACGTCGGAGCTTCGAACGGGACCGATGA
- a CDS encoding acyl-CoA dehydrogenase family protein, which produces MELLDDGIVPEHAREVKHEAREFAAEHIAPNAEEYYRRGEYPWEVLEAGIEAGLVAQDVPEEYGGRGFDLEQVLAIAEEFYRADAGIALTLQLASFGAEILADHGTEAQKEEYLRPVAEDEQLTGLAVSEPETGSDLAGMTTTAEQDGDEWVLNGEKYWIGNGVEADWVTVYAKTGDDPDNRYGNYSLFVVPTDADGYDAEHIPEKMGFRASKQAHIEFDDCRIPEENLIGPEGAGFFILAEFFNHGRVIVGGHGLGLAAAAIEEANDFVHDRAAFGRDVADFQAVQHTLAEMRLEFEAARALTWRAANKVAASDDAGFWAALAKTKSTEVAAECAEQGMKLHGGRSVLTDRRIARVYRDVRIPVIYEGANDIQRDLIYRQQPR; this is translated from the coding sequence ATGGAGTTGCTCGACGACGGGATCGTCCCGGAGCACGCGCGCGAGGTCAAACACGAGGCACGGGAGTTCGCCGCGGAACACATCGCCCCGAACGCCGAAGAGTATTACCGGCGCGGGGAGTACCCCTGGGAGGTCCTCGAGGCGGGAATAGAGGCCGGACTCGTCGCCCAGGACGTTCCCGAGGAGTACGGGGGACGCGGCTTCGACTTAGAGCAGGTCCTGGCGATCGCCGAGGAGTTCTATCGCGCCGACGCGGGGATCGCGCTGACGCTCCAGCTGGCGAGTTTCGGCGCGGAGATCCTGGCCGATCACGGCACCGAGGCCCAGAAGGAGGAATATCTCAGGCCAGTCGCGGAAGACGAGCAACTCACCGGACTGGCAGTATCGGAGCCCGAGACCGGAAGCGACCTCGCGGGGATGACGACCACCGCCGAGCAGGACGGCGACGAGTGGGTGCTGAACGGCGAGAAGTACTGGATCGGCAACGGCGTCGAGGCCGACTGGGTGACCGTCTACGCAAAGACCGGCGACGACCCGGACAATCGCTACGGCAACTACTCGCTGTTCGTCGTCCCGACCGACGCCGACGGCTACGATGCCGAGCACATCCCCGAGAAGATGGGGTTTCGGGCGAGCAAGCAGGCCCACATCGAGTTCGACGACTGCCGGATCCCCGAGGAGAACCTGATCGGGCCGGAGGGTGCGGGCTTTTTCATCCTGGCGGAGTTTTTCAACCACGGTCGGGTGATCGTCGGCGGTCACGGCCTGGGGCTGGCGGCGGCCGCCATCGAGGAGGCCAACGACTTCGTCCACGATCGGGCGGCGTTCGGCCGGGACGTCGCCGACTTTCAGGCGGTCCAGCACACGCTCGCGGAGATGCGTCTGGAGTTCGAGGCCGCCCGCGCGCTGACCTGGCGGGCCGCGAACAAGGTCGCAGCGAGCGACGACGCCGGCTTCTGGGCCGCGCTCGCCAAGACGAAATCGACGGAGGTCGCAGCCGAGTGTGCCGAGCAGGGGATGAAACTCCACGGCGGCCGCTCCGTGTTGACTGACCGCCGGATCGCTCGCGTCTACCGGGACGTCCGGATCCCGGTCATCTACGAGGGGGCCAACGACATCCAGCGCGACCTGATCTATCGTCAGCAACCCCGCTAA
- a CDS encoding chemotaxis protein CheC codes for MSLMLDIRKLALFNKMAKEGGNTVADHLSQMTGMETEMEITKINFIDIPDIKTHVGDEKLIGISIELQEPPHGHILFLLDYANAKNLAQGMLGDMGGADPEQSGFTDMERSAIEEIGNIMTSGFIDGWANVLETTIDMSTPTFTYGPGSGMVDELVGGRDSEMALMFDSHIHALDSDIDVTVYTFPQLEELVDLMQEIEV; via the coding sequence ATGAGTCTGATGCTCGACATCCGGAAACTCGCGTTGTTCAACAAGATGGCCAAGGAAGGGGGGAACACCGTCGCCGACCACCTCAGCCAGATGACGGGGATGGAGACCGAGATGGAGATCACCAAGATCAACTTCATCGACATCCCCGACATCAAGACCCACGTCGGCGACGAGAAGCTGATCGGCATCTCGATCGAACTCCAGGAACCGCCGCACGGACACATCCTCTTTCTGCTCGATTACGCCAACGCGAAGAACCTCGCCCAGGGAATGCTCGGGGACATGGGCGGAGCTGACCCCGAACAGAGCGGGTTCACCGATATGGAACGGTCGGCTATCGAGGAGATCGGCAACATCATGACCTCCGGGTTCATCGACGGGTGGGCGAACGTCCTCGAGACGACCATCGACATGTCCACGCCGACGTTCACCTACGGGCCAGGCAGCGGCATGGTCGACGAGCTCGTCGGCGGCCGCGACTCCGAAATGGCGCTGATGTTCGACTCGCACATCCACGCGCTTGACTCCGACATCGACGTCACCGTCTACACGTTCCCGCAACTGGAAGAGTTGGTCGACCTGATGCAGGAAATCGAAGTCTAG
- a CDS encoding PIN domain-containing protein has translation MSFLETSAIIDYLAGVEDVVAFVDDQETLFTSSICVYEVLAGEVLGPGPTDVYQRRQDFGRVQALDFSETVAIEAAQLQRELMEDGVQLAARDMMIAATARSTGAELVVADSDFEVASLESHVAVRNLRDE, from the coding sequence ATGAGCTTTCTGGAGACATCCGCCATCATCGACTATCTGGCCGGCGTTGAGGACGTAGTTGCGTTCGTGGACGACCAAGAGACGCTTTTCACCTCGAGCATCTGTGTCTACGAGGTTCTCGCGGGTGAGGTCCTCGGTCCCGGGCCGACCGACGTCTACCAGCGTCGGCAGGATTTTGGCCGAGTCCAGGCGCTCGACTTTTCAGAGACAGTCGCGATCGAGGCCGCGCAGTTGCAACGAGAGTTGATGGAAGACGGGGTTCAGCTCGCTGCCAGGGACATGATGATTGCCGCGACTGCCCGCTCAACCGGTGCGGAGTTGGTCGTCGCCGATTCCGACTTTGAGGTGGCAAGCCTCGAATCCCACGTGGCCGTTCGGAATCTTCGAGACGAGTAG
- a CDS encoding pro-sigmaK processing inhibitor BofA family protein, whose protein sequence is MVTPIEVALVLVLLALLVGAYRIVKAVKPFVWNAVLGLIVFVLADLLFGLSVAISPLTLLVVAIAGVPGALLVILLSYLEVAFVAGLFVL, encoded by the coding sequence ATGGTCACACCGATCGAAGTCGCCCTGGTGCTCGTCCTTCTGGCCCTGCTCGTCGGTGCCTACAGGATCGTCAAGGCGGTCAAGCCGTTCGTCTGGAACGCCGTCCTCGGACTGATCGTGTTCGTCCTCGCGGATCTGCTCTTCGGGTTATCAGTTGCGATCTCCCCGCTGACGCTTCTCGTCGTGGCGATCGCCGGCGTGCCGGGCGCACTGCTCGTGATCCTGCTGTCGTATCTGGAAGTGGCCTTCGTCGCCGGACTGTTCGTGCTCTAG
- a CDS encoding YgaP family membrane protein produces MEQNVGSLDKNVRIVVGAVAGIVSLAVLGGQLDLPAVVSPVLGIVAIMMLGTAATGTCGLYSVLGIDTCSA; encoded by the coding sequence ATGGAACAGAACGTCGGTTCTCTCGACAAGAACGTTCGTATCGTCGTCGGCGCAGTCGCCGGAATCGTGTCCCTCGCAGTGCTGGGCGGACAGCTCGACCTACCGGCGGTTGTATCGCCGGTACTGGGTATCGTGGCGATCATGATGCTCGGCACGGCCGCAACCGGCACCTGCGGACTGTACTCGGTGCTCGGCATCGATACCTGCTCGGCGTGA
- a CDS encoding metallophosphoesterase: protein MLVTLGDTHGDRAHRLEGRTLTAVREAEQVCHTGDFTTERVYEAIAEEAGRERGGAPLSAVAGNSDDPDLAARLPETITVEYAGRTIVLAHGHDRDDTSLSLLARQEDADVVIVGHTHRPGIERTPHCPVVNPGSHADPRGNRAAHGELRQAGDELAIEIRTPDGDLLAEQTV from the coding sequence ATGCTCGTCACACTCGGAGACACCCACGGGGACCGAGCGCACAGACTCGAAGGTCGAACGCTGACCGCTGTCCGAGAGGCCGAACAGGTCTGTCACACCGGCGATTTCACGACCGAACGCGTCTACGAAGCGATCGCCGAGGAGGCAGGCCGCGAGCGAGGCGGTGCACCACTGTCCGCGGTCGCGGGCAACAGCGACGACCCCGATCTCGCGGCGCGTCTCCCGGAGACGATCACGGTCGAGTACGCGGGCCGGACGATCGTCCTCGCGCACGGCCACGACCGCGACGACACGTCGCTGTCACTGCTGGCCAGACAGGAAGACGCGGACGTCGTGATCGTCGGACACACTCACCGACCCGGGATCGAGCGAACGCCTCACTGTCCGGTCGTCAACCCGGGAAGTCACGCCGATCCCCGGGGCAACCGAGCCGCACACGGGGAACTGAGACAGGCAGGCGACGAACTCGCGATCGAGATCCGGACCCCGGACGGCGATCTCCTGGCGGAGCAGACGGTATAA
- a CDS encoding MutS-related protein, whose translation MRLEDYWGVGPKTSELLASELGVETAVEAIESGDIRTLTEAGLSRGRATRILRRVEGGAAMDVLATRDAREVYKDLLSVIGRYAVTDHAADRIRLLTPLRDRGDVTDRLEDVIEARDTWARLDDAERETVMDAFEAYERLDGDLSAVRAALALRDAGLDTGVFESLGELDADALAEAADALAALDGDGSVAAGADETLQQLDTQLGTVEDLAADSESVVERVRSEIRTSEEFEEGVLDHVVRETGTDLERARAAMPADATDARDFVAATLRSLADDLRSAVDERAEAVAADARETIDDARPEIDTAVEAVDDIALSLSLARFAIDFDLTRPTFVDDSDVLAVENARNLFLEANDETVQPVDYAVGEHGLQYPTANAPPSGDRVTVLTGANSGGKTTLLETLAQVQLLAQMGLPVPTQAAEVGLVDAIVFHRRHASFNAGVLESTLKNVVPPLSAEGHTLMLVDEFEAITEPGSAADLLHGLVTLTVEREALGVFVTHLADDLAPLPESARIDGIFAEGLTPELELEVDYQPRFETVGRSTPEFIVSRLVADADDREERAGFDTLARAIGKEAVQRTLSDARWSR comes from the coding sequence ATGCGACTGGAGGACTACTGGGGCGTCGGACCGAAGACCAGTGAGTTGCTCGCCTCCGAACTGGGCGTCGAGACGGCCGTCGAGGCCATCGAGAGCGGAGACATCCGGACGCTGACTGAGGCCGGACTGAGCCGCGGCCGGGCGACGCGAATCTTGCGGCGCGTCGAGGGCGGAGCCGCGATGGACGTCCTCGCCACGCGGGACGCGCGTGAGGTCTACAAGGATCTGCTCTCGGTAATCGGCCGCTATGCCGTCACCGATCACGCCGCCGACCGGATCCGATTGCTCACGCCACTGCGCGACCGTGGCGACGTGACGGATCGCCTCGAAGACGTGATCGAGGCCAGAGACACGTGGGCGCGCCTCGACGACGCCGAGCGCGAAACGGTGATGGACGCCTTCGAGGCCTACGAACGTCTCGACGGCGATCTGTCTGCCGTCCGGGCCGCGCTCGCGCTCCGGGACGCCGGCCTCGACACGGGCGTGTTCGAGTCGCTGGGCGAACTGGACGCCGATGCACTCGCCGAAGCGGCCGACGCACTGGCCGCACTGGACGGCGACGGGTCGGTCGCGGCCGGGGCCGACGAGACGCTGCAGCAACTCGATACGCAGCTCGGGACCGTCGAGGACCTGGCGGCCGACAGCGAGTCGGTCGTCGAGCGCGTCCGCAGCGAGATCCGGACGAGCGAAGAGTTCGAGGAGGGCGTCCTCGATCACGTGGTCCGGGAGACGGGTACCGATCTCGAACGCGCTCGGGCCGCGATGCCGGCCGACGCGACCGACGCGCGGGACTTCGTCGCGGCAACGCTGCGATCGCTCGCCGACGATCTCCGCTCGGCCGTCGACGAGCGGGCCGAGGCCGTCGCCGCTGACGCCCGCGAGACGATCGACGACGCACGTCCGGAGATCGACACTGCGGTCGAAGCCGTCGACGACATCGCGCTGTCGCTGTCGCTGGCTCGCTTCGCGATCGACTTCGATCTCACGCGCCCGACGTTCGTCGACGACAGCGACGTCCTCGCCGTCGAGAACGCCCGGAACCTCTTTCTCGAAGCCAACGACGAGACCGTCCAGCCGGTCGACTACGCCGTCGGGGAGCACGGCCTGCAGTACCCGACGGCGAACGCGCCTCCCAGCGGCGACCGCGTCACCGTTCTCACGGGCGCCAACAGCGGCGGGAAGACGACGCTGCTGGAGACGCTCGCGCAGGTGCAGTTGCTCGCCCAGATGGGACTACCCGTCCCGACACAGGCGGCGGAAGTCGGGCTCGTGGACGCGATCGTGTTCCACCGGCGTCACGCCAGTTTCAACGCCGGCGTGCTCGAATCGACGCTGAAAAACGTCGTTCCGCCGCTTTCTGCCGAGGGTCACACGCTGATGCTCGTCGACGAGTTCGAGGCGATCACCGAACCCGGCAGCGCGGCCGATCTGCTCCACGGGCTGGTGACGCTGACGGTCGAACGCGAGGCGCTGGGCGTGTTCGTCACCCACCTCGCGGACGATCTGGCGCCGCTCCCGGAGTCGGCCCGAATCGACGGGATTTTCGCCGAAGGACTGACGCCGGAACTCGAACTCGAAGTCGATTACCAGCCCAGGTTCGAGACGGTCGGGCGCTCGACGCCGGAGTTCATCGTCTCGCGGCTCGTGGCCGACGCCGACGACCGCGAGGAGCGAGCCGGGTTCGACA